The following proteins come from a genomic window of Catalinimonas alkaloidigena:
- a CDS encoding aldo/keto reductase, with the protein MTLQENYTLSNGVEIPKLGLGTWLIDNEAVVEAVKGAIALGYRHIDTAQAYQNESGVGKALRASGVKRDALFVTTKLAAEIKSYKEAVAAIDESLQKLGLDYIDLMIIHSPKPWKEFQGSDPYFEGNREAWRALEEAYQAGKLRAIGLSNFEIADVDNILSSCTIQPMVNQVLAHISNTPHELIQHCQDNGMLVEAYSPIGHGELLKNEAVKEIAKKYGVSVPQLGIRYDLQLGLLPLPKTANPDHMRSNAEVDFVISEEDMHTLINLEPIKDYGEASKFPVYAK; encoded by the coding sequence ATGACATTACAAGAGAACTATACGCTCTCCAACGGCGTGGAAATTCCCAAACTAGGTCTGGGGACCTGGTTGATCGATAACGAGGCGGTGGTAGAGGCGGTAAAAGGGGCCATTGCCCTGGGGTATCGGCACATCGACACCGCACAGGCGTATCAGAACGAAAGCGGCGTGGGCAAAGCCCTCCGCGCCAGTGGGGTGAAACGAGACGCGTTGTTCGTAACCACCAAGCTGGCCGCCGAAATAAAATCCTACAAAGAAGCCGTGGCGGCCATCGATGAATCCCTCCAAAAACTGGGACTCGACTACATTGACCTGATGATCATCCACAGCCCGAAACCGTGGAAAGAGTTCCAGGGCAGCGATCCGTACTTCGAAGGTAACCGGGAGGCGTGGCGAGCACTAGAAGAAGCCTACCAGGCCGGAAAGTTGCGGGCCATCGGGCTTTCCAACTTTGAAATTGCGGACGTCGACAACATCCTGTCGTCCTGCACCATCCAACCCATGGTCAATCAGGTGTTGGCGCACATCAGCAACACCCCGCACGAACTGATTCAACACTGCCAGGACAACGGCATGCTGGTGGAAGCCTACTCGCCCATCGGGCACGGGGAATTACTGAAAAACGAAGCGGTAAAAGAAATCGCCAAAAAATACGGTGTTTCGGTACCTCAACTGGGCATTCGGTATGACCTGCAGCTGGGACTTCTGCCCCTGCCTAAGACGGCCAATCCGGACCACATGCGGTCCAACGCCGAGGTCGATTTTGTCATCTCCGAAGAGGACATGCATACCCTGATCAACCTGGAACCCATCAAAGACTACGGCGAGGCCAGCAAATTCCCGGTCTACGCCAAATAA
- a CDS encoding cupin domain-containing protein: MEIIRNGAQPSVKGPDDWFTGAVRIDPLFSKKEATKAAGALVTFEPGARTAWHTHPAGQTLIVQSGLGWVQREGGPIEEIRPGDVVWFAPDEKHWHGASPTKAMSHIAIQEEVDGKVVDWMEQVSEAQYAR; this comes from the coding sequence ATGGAAATTATCCGAAACGGAGCACAGCCCTCGGTCAAAGGACCGGACGACTGGTTTACGGGTGCAGTGCGCATCGATCCTCTATTCTCCAAAAAAGAAGCCACCAAAGCTGCCGGTGCGCTGGTCACGTTTGAGCCGGGCGCCCGCACCGCCTGGCATACCCATCCGGCCGGACAGACGCTGATCGTGCAGTCGGGACTGGGGTGGGTACAGCGCGAAGGCGGTCCCATCGAAGAGATTCGTCCAGGCGACGTGGTCTGGTTTGCACCGGATGAAAAACACTGGCACGGCGCCTCCCCCACTAAAGCCATGAGCCACATCGCCATTCAGGAGGAAGTGGACGGCAAGGTCGTCGACTGGATGGAACAGGTGTCGGAAGCGCAATACGCACGCTAA
- the map gene encoding type I methionyl aminopeptidase has product MSITTEAEVIGMQKVSDVVACTLKEMKRYAQPGMSTKQLDDYGADLLRSFGATSAPFQTYQFPGWTCISVGEEFCHGIPSKKRILSEGDLINIDVSAELNGFWSDNGASFVLGEDVHRHQALVDSSIAILNKAISHIKGGVRIAHIGALIETEAKKRGYRVIKNLTGHGIGRSLHEEPSEIANYPDRSNRQRFKKNSVVAVETFISTRSTYARTLRDGWTMVGNKGGFMAQHEHTLIVTDGAPIILTEMNEIPKH; this is encoded by the coding sequence ATGTCAATCACTACAGAAGCGGAAGTAATCGGGATGCAAAAGGTAAGCGACGTGGTCGCCTGTACCCTAAAAGAAATGAAGCGCTACGCCCAACCCGGCATGTCCACGAAACAACTTGACGACTACGGGGCCGACCTGTTGAGGAGCTTCGGCGCAACCTCCGCGCCGTTCCAGACCTACCAATTCCCGGGGTGGACCTGCATCAGTGTCGGCGAAGAGTTTTGCCACGGCATCCCTTCGAAAAAAAGGATTTTAAGCGAAGGCGACCTCATCAACATCGATGTCTCGGCGGAACTCAATGGATTCTGGTCCGACAACGGCGCTTCCTTCGTTCTCGGAGAGGACGTCCATCGTCATCAGGCACTGGTCGACTCCTCCATCGCGATTTTGAACAAGGCAATCAGCCACATCAAAGGTGGCGTCCGCATCGCTCACATCGGAGCGCTGATTGAAACGGAAGCGAAGAAACGCGGTTACCGCGTCATCAAGAACCTTACCGGGCATGGCATCGGCCGGAGTCTTCACGAAGAGCCGAGTGAAATTGCCAACTACCCTGACCGCTCGAACCGCCAGCGCTTCAAAAAAAACTCGGTGGTCGCCGTGGAGACGTTCATCTCGACCCGCTCCACATACGCCAGGACGCTACGCGACGGCTGGACGATGGTCGGCAACAAGGGTGGATTTATGGCGCAACACGAACATACCCTCATCGTCACCGACGGGGCACCCATCATCCTGACCGAAATGAACGAAATTCCGAAGCATTAA
- a CDS encoding class I SAM-dependent methyltransferase, protein MDSSNGYEKVARAFVNVRGNATNRIGVPEVKSWAASFPAGATVLDLGCGSGMPISKTLIDQKLTVYGIDASPTLVAQFRKHFPHHEIRCESVEASSFYGLIFDGIVAWGLVFLLPPETQVALLAKIARHLKPGGKLLFTSPSQPVEWVDVMTGRPSASLGRETYRDVLAQHGIRVVGEFADEGENHYYSCEKA, encoded by the coding sequence ATGGATTCTTCCAATGGGTATGAGAAAGTCGCGCGGGCGTTTGTCAACGTCCGTGGAAACGCCACCAACCGCATTGGCGTGCCGGAAGTAAAAAGCTGGGCCGCCTCGTTCCCGGCCGGAGCTACGGTACTGGACCTGGGATGCGGTTCCGGCATGCCGATCTCCAAAACCTTGATCGACCAGAAGTTGACCGTCTACGGCATTGATGCATCGCCTACCCTGGTCGCGCAATTCAGAAAGCACTTTCCCCATCACGAAATCCGCTGTGAGTCTGTGGAAGCATCCTCGTTTTACGGCTTGATCTTCGACGGGATCGTCGCATGGGGGTTGGTGTTTTTGTTACCTCCAGAGACGCAAGTTGCGCTGCTTGCAAAAATAGCCCGGCACCTGAAGCCGGGCGGAAAACTCCTGTTCACGTCGCCCTCGCAGCCGGTCGAATGGGTAGATGTGATGACGGGGCGGCCGTCCGCATCGCTGGGCAGGGAAACGTACCGCGACGTACTGGCACAACACGGCATTCGTGTGGTCGGCGAGTTTGCCGACGAGGGCGAAAACCATTACTACAGCTGTGAAAAAGCGTAA
- a CDS encoding type II toxin-antitoxin system death-on-curing family toxin yields the protein MISITEVIRIHEVLIEKFGGSKGIRDRALLESAIQRPYQTFDQKLLYPSVVEQAAALAESLINNHPFQDGNKRIGYTIMRLQLMMHGLDIEASEDEKYDFVINIASGNASFDEITKWINDHLKK from the coding sequence GTGATCAGTATCACAGAAGTAATCAGGATTCATGAAGTACTAATTGAAAAATTTGGAGGATCGAAAGGGATTCGGGATCGGGCTCTTTTGGAATCAGCGATTCAGCGTCCTTATCAGACGTTTGACCAAAAACTTTTATATCCTTCGGTGGTAGAGCAGGCTGCCGCATTGGCTGAAAGTCTCATCAACAATCATCCGTTTCAAGATGGAAACAAGCGAATAGGGTATACGATTATGAGATTACAGTTAATGATGCATGGCCTAGATATCGAAGCCAGCGAGGATGAGAAATACGATTTTGTGATCAACATTGCTTCGGGTAATGCTTCTTTTGATGAGATCACGAAGTGGATTAATGACCATTTGAAGAAATAG
- a CDS encoding ATP-binding cassette domain-containing protein codes for MIQVDQLRFRYPGAPADTLHGLSFDIAPGEIFGFLGPSGSGKSTTQKILYKLLDGYQGEVRIDGKSLRQWGKEFYEFIGVGFELPNHYAKLTARENLRFFGAFYSKKAYDPMELLARVGLADDADKRVSDFSKGMKMRLNFVRALLHDPQVLFLDEPTSGLDPVNARLIKDWILDLKGQSKTIFVTTHSMYDADTLCDRVALIISGELMAMDRPEALKYQYGQRKVRVQVDGESAPREFALADLGQNDQFLAILQRNGIRTIHSEEATLEDVFIKITGTALT; via the coding sequence ATGATTCAGGTCGATCAATTGCGCTTTCGCTACCCCGGCGCCCCGGCCGACACGCTCCACGGCCTTTCGTTCGACATTGCGCCCGGCGAAATCTTTGGCTTTCTGGGGCCCAGCGGCAGCGGCAAAAGCACGACACAAAAGATTCTCTACAAACTTCTGGACGGGTACCAGGGTGAGGTCCGCATCGACGGGAAATCCTTACGACAGTGGGGGAAAGAATTTTACGAGTTCATCGGGGTGGGCTTCGAACTACCCAACCACTACGCGAAGCTGACGGCGCGCGAAAACCTCCGCTTTTTCGGAGCTTTCTACAGTAAAAAAGCCTACGACCCGATGGAGCTGCTGGCGCGGGTCGGGCTGGCTGACGATGCCGACAAGCGCGTATCGGACTTCTCGAAGGGGATGAAAATGCGCCTCAACTTCGTGCGGGCCTTGTTGCACGACCCGCAGGTGTTGTTTCTGGACGAGCCGACGTCGGGCCTCGATCCGGTCAACGCGCGGCTGATCAAGGACTGGATTCTCGACCTGAAAGGGCAGAGCAAAACCATTTTCGTGACCACTCACAGCATGTACGACGCCGATACGCTGTGCGACCGCGTGGCGCTGATCATCAGCGGGGAACTGATGGCAATGGACCGCCCCGAGGCGCTCAAGTACCAGTACGGACAACGGAAGGTGCGCGTGCAGGTCGACGGCGAGTCGGCACCGCGCGAGTTTGCGCTGGCCGACCTGGGGCAGAACGATCAGTTTCTGGCGATTCTGCAGCGCAACGGCATCAGGACGATCCACTCTGAAGAGGCTACGCTAGAAGATGTGTTCATCAAAATTACCGGCACGGCCCTGACATGA